The following DNA comes from Pseudomonas triticicola.
CGGCGCAACGTCGAACGGACTTTCGAGGCCAGCGGATCGTTGAAGGTGCGGTTCAGATCGCAGACCTGAATCAGCGTCGGATCGATCTGCCCGCCCGCGCCGCCGGTGGTGATGATCTGGATCTTGCGGCGTTTGCACCAGGCGATCAGCGCCGCTTTGGCATTGACCGCATCGATGCAGTCGATCACGCAGTCGATGTTCGGCGTGATGTATTCGGCCATGGTGTCGCGGGTAACGAAATCGGCCACGGCGTGCACCGTGCAATCGGGGTTGATCCCGCGCAGACGCTCGGCCATCACCTCGACTTTGGGTTTGCCGACGGTGCTGTCCAAGGCGTGCAACTGGCGGTTGGCATTGCTGACGCAGACGTCGTCGAGGTCGAACAGCGAGATCTCGCCCACCCCGCACCGGGCCATGGCTTCCGCCGCCCAGGAACCGACGCCACCGACGCCGACGATCGCCACATGGGCGGCGCGCAAGCGTTCCAGGCCCTCGATGCCATACAAACGGGCGATGCCTGCAAACCGCGGATCTTCTGTACTCATGACCATTACCCCAAAAACCGGCGCGCATTATAGGGCTACGCAGCGACAAGTTTTAAGCTGCAAGCGACAAGTGTAAGAACTTAAGTCAGAGACGGCTGCCCAACGTCAGGCATTTTCCCGTCAGTTGTACGACTGGTTAACCGCCGGTGTAGGATGCGCGCCCCTCGGGCGTCTATCCGACCGATCCTTCGTTCCACAGCCTTTGGAACCCGAAACAGCTATGTCATCGCGTAAATTTGGACTCAACCTGGTGGTGGTGCTGGCCATCGCTGCCTTGTTCACCGGTTTCTGGGCGCTGGTCAATCGCCCGGTCACGGCACCGAACTGGCCGCAGCAAATCTCCGGCTTCTCGTATTCGCCATTCCAGCAGGGGCAATTCCCACAGAAGGATCAGTATCCGTCTGACGATGAAATGCGCCGTGACCTGGAAATCATGAGCAAGCTGACCGACAACATTCGTATCTATTCGGTAGACGGTTCGTTGGGAGACATCCCGAAACTGGCTGAAGAATTCGGCCTGCGCGTCACCCTCGGCATCTGGATCAGCCCGGACCAGGAACGCAACGAACGGGAAATCACTAAAGCCATCGAACTGGCCAATACCTCCCGCAGTGTTGTGCGCGTGGTGGTCGGCAACGAGGCGCTGTTTCGCGAAGAGATCACCCCGGAAGCGCTGATCGTTCTGCTGGATCGGGTGCGCGCTGCCGTGAAGGTGCCGGTTACCACCTCCGAGCAATGGCACATCTGGGAGAAATACCCGCAACTGGCCAAGCACGTTGACCTGATCGCCGCCCACGTCCTGCCCTACTGGGAATTCATTCCGGTGGACAAGGCCGGCCAGTTCGTCTTCGACCGCGCCCGCGATCTGAAAAAGCTGTTTCCGAAAAAACCGCTGCTGCTCTCCGAGGTCGGCTGGCCGAGCAACGGGCGCATGCGCGGTGGCGCCGATGCATCGCCAGCCGATCAGGCAATTTACCTGCGCACGCTGGTCAACAAGCTCAATCGCCAAGGCTTCAACTACTTCGTGATCGAAGCGTTCGACCAGCCGTGGAAGGCCAGCGATGAAGGTTCGGTCGGCGCCTACTGGGGCGTGTTCAACGCCGCGCGTCAGCAGAAATTCAATTTCGAAGGCCCGGTGGTGGCGATTCCACAATGGCGCGTATTGGCGATCGGCTCAGTGGTGCTGGCGCTGCTGTCGCTGACCCTGCTGATGATCGACGGCTCGGCCCTGCGCCAGCGTGGTCGCACGTTCCTGACGTTTATCGCGTTCCTCTGCGGTTCGGTGCTGGTGTACATCGGTTACGACTACAGCCAGCAATACAGCACGTGGTTCAGCCTCACGGTCGGATTCCTCTTGGCGCTCGGTGCGCTCGGGGTATTCATCGTCCTGCTCACCGAGGCCCATGAACTGGCCGAAGCGGTGTGGATTCACAAACGCCGGCGGGAATTCCTGCCGGTGCTGGGCGATTCTGATTACCGGCCGAAGGTGTCGATCCATGTGCCGTGCTACAACGAGCCGCCAGAGATGGTCAAACAGACCCTCGACGCCCTCGCCGCCCTCGACTATCCCGACTTCGAAGTCCTGATCATCGACAACAACACCAAGGACCCGGCGGTGTGGGAGCCGGTGCGCGATTACTGCGCAACCCTCGGCCCGCGCTTCAAGTTCTTCCACGTTTCGCCGCTGGCCGGTTTCAAGGGCGGCGCGCTGAATTACCTGATCCCGCACACCGCCAAGGATGCCGAAGTCATTGCCGTGATCGACTCCGATTACTGCGTGCACCCGAACTGGCTCAAGCACATGGTGCCGCACTTCGCCGACCCGAAAATCGCCGTGGTGCAGTCGCCGCAGGATTATCGCGACCAGAACGAAAGCACCTTCAAGAAGCTCTGCTACGCCGAATACAAAGGCTTCTTCCATATCGGCATGGTCACCCGCAACGACCGTGACGCGATCATTCAGCACGGCACCATGACCATGACCCGCCGTTCCGTGCTGGAGGAATTGGGCTGGGCTGACTGGTGCATCTGTGAAGACGCCGAACTGGGTCTGCGCGTGTTCGAGAAAGGCCTGTCGGCGGCGTATTACCACGACAGCTACGGCAAGGGCCTGATGCCGGATACCTTCATCGACTTCAAGAAACAGCGTTTCCGCTGGGCCTATGGCGCGATCCAGATCATCAAGCGCCACACCCGCAGCCTGCTGCGCGGCAAGGACACCGAACTGACTCGCGGTCAGCGTTATCACTTCCTCGCTGGCTGGCTGCCGTGGGTCGCCGATGGCATGAACATCTTCTTCACCGTCGGCGCGTTGCTGTGGTCGGCGGCGATGATCATCGTGCCGCAACGGGTCGATCCGCCGCTGCTGATTTTCGCGATCCCGCCGCTGGCGCTGTTCGTGTTCAAGGTCGGCAAGATCATCTTCCTTTATCGCCGCGCCGTCGGTGTGAATCTGAAGGATGCGTTCTGCGCGGCACTGGCGGGGCTGGCGTTGTCGCACACCATCGCCAAAGCGGTGCTGTACGGTTTCTTCACCAGCAGCATTCCGT
Coding sequences within:
- the tcdA gene encoding tRNA cyclic N6-threonylcarbamoyladenosine(37) synthase TcdA is translated as MVMSTEDPRFAGIARLYGIEGLERLRAAHVAIVGVGGVGSWAAEAMARCGVGEISLFDLDDVCVSNANRQLHALDSTVGKPKVEVMAERLRGINPDCTVHAVADFVTRDTMAEYITPNIDCVIDCIDAVNAKAALIAWCKRRKIQIITTGGAGGQIDPTLIQVCDLNRTFNDPLASKVRSTLRRDYGFSRTVTRHYSVPCVFSTEQLRYPKPDGSICLQKSFVGDGVKLDCAGGFGAVMMVTATFGMVAATKAVDKIVAGVRRPSDRVKPQA
- a CDS encoding glycosyltransferase; protein product: MSSRKFGLNLVVVLAIAALFTGFWALVNRPVTAPNWPQQISGFSYSPFQQGQFPQKDQYPSDDEMRRDLEIMSKLTDNIRIYSVDGSLGDIPKLAEEFGLRVTLGIWISPDQERNEREITKAIELANTSRSVVRVVVGNEALFREEITPEALIVLLDRVRAAVKVPVTTSEQWHIWEKYPQLAKHVDLIAAHVLPYWEFIPVDKAGQFVFDRARDLKKLFPKKPLLLSEVGWPSNGRMRGGADASPADQAIYLRTLVNKLNRQGFNYFVIEAFDQPWKASDEGSVGAYWGVFNAARQQKFNFEGPVVAIPQWRVLAIGSVVLALLSLTLLMIDGSALRQRGRTFLTFIAFLCGSVLVYIGYDYSQQYSTWFSLTVGFLLALGALGVFIVLLTEAHELAEAVWIHKRRREFLPVLGDSDYRPKVSIHVPCYNEPPEMVKQTLDALAALDYPDFEVLIIDNNTKDPAVWEPVRDYCATLGPRFKFFHVSPLAGFKGGALNYLIPHTAKDAEVIAVIDSDYCVHPNWLKHMVPHFADPKIAVVQSPQDYRDQNESTFKKLCYAEYKGFFHIGMVTRNDRDAIIQHGTMTMTRRSVLEELGWADWCICEDAELGLRVFEKGLSAAYYHDSYGKGLMPDTFIDFKKQRFRWAYGAIQIIKRHTRSLLRGKDTELTRGQRYHFLAGWLPWVADGMNIFFTVGALLWSAAMIIVPQRVDPPLLIFAIPPLALFVFKVGKIIFLYRRAVGVNLKDAFCAALAGLALSHTIAKAVLYGFFTSSIPFFRTPKNADNHGFWVAISEAREELFIMLLLWGAALGIFLVQGIPSNDMRFWVTMLLVQSLPYLAALIMAFLSSLPKPVAKAEPAPVV